Proteins from a single region of Leptospira brenneri:
- a CDS encoding cell division protein FtsA — protein sequence MLSFDQYLAIDYGSTFLKGVLFKKVLGKVVILRTESLPVVELDESEGDPFEYNIIRFIQSFFPEENRFLLNLGIHNLFVRDLTVPLVSEKAIQEVLPFEVENLVPYPMEELEVIGKTWRSNKENSEVISFNVHHSELLRALKPFAKGDLSLSCLSLDSFALSSLVTKNYPLLVTDQTILQLDLGGRYSILNVLFEGKLRHTRQIYIGGEDVSLEISNLLKIELEDARVLKESLPVGFLFDNIEKSEETSFLSKFHINGTQWKSLRKFILAKLDQLIHEVENSIFSLPETERPSLILLSGGASLYPGLTAYLEEKLGIKTGRYEFLGIADPSFVTAVATGTHFESRNRVNFLETGFAKRIHTNRFKLAAFKPHLILVSISLVLLFGVFVIGIILDKRKISANKRVLIEKYKNGIGGELGEEEDPLAEASKKLKAERKKTEIYRLFLSQESVLDVLNEATEQFPSPEVLPFILDQFNFEEKEIQIYGRVNEFGEIGTIQSALEKSEKFTNIQIQNKRLITGVNKFKVSFKIKMDIVTPKDEP from the coding sequence ATGTTATCATTTGACCAATACCTAGCAATCGATTACGGTTCAACATTTCTAAAAGGAGTCCTTTTTAAAAAGGTGCTTGGGAAAGTTGTGATCCTTCGGACAGAAAGCCTTCCTGTTGTGGAACTGGATGAATCGGAAGGAGATCCCTTCGAATACAATATCATCCGTTTCATTCAAAGTTTTTTCCCTGAAGAAAACAGGTTTCTATTAAACTTAGGGATTCATAATCTTTTTGTTCGTGACCTAACAGTTCCTCTCGTTTCGGAAAAAGCGATCCAGGAAGTTCTACCCTTTGAAGTGGAAAATCTGGTTCCTTACCCCATGGAGGAATTAGAAGTCATCGGAAAAACTTGGAGATCCAATAAAGAAAACTCCGAAGTGATTTCCTTTAATGTCCACCATTCCGAACTTCTCAGAGCTTTAAAACCGTTTGCGAAAGGTGACCTTTCCTTATCTTGTTTGTCTCTGGATTCTTTTGCTCTTTCCTCTTTAGTCACAAAAAACTATCCATTGCTTGTGACTGACCAAACCATCTTGCAACTAGATCTGGGTGGTCGTTATAGCATATTAAATGTTCTTTTTGAAGGAAAACTTCGTCATACTCGCCAAATTTATATTGGTGGTGAAGATGTAAGTCTGGAAATTTCTAACTTACTTAAAATAGAATTAGAAGACGCTCGGGTTTTAAAGGAATCACTTCCAGTGGGATTTCTTTTTGATAATATCGAAAAATCGGAAGAAACAAGTTTTCTCTCAAAATTTCATATTAACGGAACTCAATGGAAGTCTCTTCGTAAATTCATTTTGGCAAAACTAGACCAACTCATCCATGAAGTAGAAAATAGTATCTTCTCACTTCCTGAAACAGAAAGGCCGAGCCTAATTCTTTTGTCCGGGGGGGCGAGTTTATACCCAGGGCTTACCGCTTATTTAGAGGAAAAACTAGGAATCAAAACAGGGCGGTATGAATTTTTAGGGATAGCCGATCCAAGTTTTGTGACAGCAGTTGCTACAGGAACTCATTTTGAATCGCGTAATCGTGTGAACTTCCTGGAAACGGGGTTTGCTAAAAGAATTCATACCAATCGGTTTAAATTAGCTGCCTTTAAACCCCATTTAATTTTGGTTAGTATCTCTTTGGTGCTTTTGTTTGGGGTATTTGTGATTGGAATTATTTTAGATAAACGTAAAATATCTGCAAACAAACGAGTGTTAATTGAGAAGTATAAAAATGGCATTGGTGGCGAACTTGGGGAAGAAGAAGACCCACTTGCAGAAGCCAGTAAAAAACTAAAAGCAGAACGAAAGAAAACAGAAATTTACCGTCTTTTCCTTTCCCAAGAAAGTGTTTTGGATGTTCTCAATGAAGCCACAGAACAGTTTCCTTCTCCAGAGGTTTTACCTTTTATTTTAGATCAGTTTAATTTTGAAGAAAAGGAAATCCAAATTTATGGAAGGGTCAATGAATTTGGGGAGATTGGAACCATTCAATCTGCTTTAGAAAAATCTGAAAAATTTACCAACATTCAAATTCAAAACAAAAGACTGATTACGGGTGTAAATAAATTTAAAGTCAGTTTTAAAATCAAAATGGATATTGTGACTCCGAAGGATGAACCATAA
- a CDS encoding general secretion pathway protein GspK has protein sequence MNRLRILLSSSNKKTKKGFMVYLLVMAIGTASMFTASKFFEDAATEYRVARSQADGFRAHMLAKAGFMGAVGALKKIPEEVLYQSGLAMDPPPIPLGGGVIYYTMSPEDGKININSLIKIYDDQPNQRTIEMVTRLFYQFGLKREMISPILDWIDENHQETGGGAEQYYYNRLTPPRKIKNAPFYSLSELLNVKGFDRSVVYESLKPKDYDKNNSKDFMTEEERALRSDKDYVLSNNVTAYLPAGDSYDDRININTAPYFVLISLSDFMTKQAAMKILKLKLQKGGYIKELKDLETEPEFQVKTTGELTLYKELAGEGTDVSGGRIKTKGEVYKITGVGIIKDKVVRKVSGLFDLTNNQMLYYTED, from the coding sequence ATGAATCGCTTGCGCATCCTGTTATCCTCTTCAAATAAAAAAACAAAGAAGGGGTTTATGGTCTATCTCCTTGTGATGGCCATTGGTACTGCTTCTATGTTCACTGCATCTAAATTCTTTGAGGATGCGGCGACGGAGTATCGTGTGGCCCGGTCTCAGGCAGACGGGTTTAGAGCTCATATGCTCGCCAAAGCGGGGTTTATGGGAGCAGTGGGAGCACTCAAAAAAATTCCGGAAGAAGTTTTGTACCAATCAGGTCTTGCAATGGATCCCCCTCCGATCCCTCTTGGGGGTGGAGTCATTTATTATACAATGAGTCCTGAAGACGGAAAAATCAATATCAACTCACTGATAAAAATTTACGACGACCAACCCAATCAAAGAACCATCGAAATGGTGACCCGGCTTTTTTACCAATTTGGGTTAAAACGAGAAATGATTTCACCCATTTTGGACTGGATTGATGAAAACCACCAAGAAACGGGGGGTGGCGCCGAACAGTACTACTACAATAGGCTCACTCCGCCAAGAAAAATCAAAAATGCCCCATTTTATTCCCTTTCTGAGTTACTGAATGTTAAAGGATTTGATCGGTCTGTGGTGTATGAAAGCTTAAAACCCAAAGACTATGACAAAAATAATTCCAAGGACTTTATGACGGAGGAGGAAAGAGCCCTTCGTTCCGATAAAGATTATGTGCTCTCCAATAATGTGACCGCTTATTTGCCTGCGGGTGATTCTTATGATGATCGGATCAATATCAATACGGCACCGTATTTTGTCCTTATCTCCCTTTCTGACTTTATGACCAAACAAGCCGCCATGAAAATTTTGAAACTCAAGTTGCAGAAAGGAGGCTATATTAAAGAATTGAAAGATCTGGAGACCGAACCAGAATTCCAAGTGAAAACAACGGGGGAGCTCACTCTGTATAAAGAACTTGCGGGTGAGGGAACGGACGTCTCGGGTGGGCGAATCAAAACCAAAGGCGAAGTTTATAAAATCACAGGGGTTGGGATTATAAAGGATAAAGTGGTTCGAAAGGTGTCTGGTCTTTTTGACCTTACCAACAACCAAATGTTATACTATACTGAAGATTAA
- a CDS encoding type II secretion system protein GspJ, translating to MFSRRRNRQGFTLVEISIVVMIMAVIFTGIFSVFYTANKISKKGASNKGANRKDILYAMENIRGTLTRTYYIDNQKRILFVGKQEGVTGGRNDRIVFATSNPNSEEEGQASVREVSFYLRKMPNPKMEGLSYLIRREDEMIDNFPTQGGVEHILLENVKSFQMKFSERGDKWVDDWNSRTAKKIPRLIRFEIISLVGNAFVKYESLAHPVILFK from the coding sequence ATGTTTTCCAGGCGACGGAATCGACAAGGATTTACCTTGGTGGAAATTTCCATCGTCGTGATGATTATGGCAGTGATCTTCACAGGGATCTTTTCTGTATTTTATACTGCAAATAAAATTTCTAAAAAGGGCGCTTCAAATAAAGGTGCAAACAGAAAAGATATACTTTATGCGATGGAAAACATCAGAGGAACGCTCACTCGGACATACTATATCGATAACCAAAAACGAATTTTATTTGTTGGTAAACAAGAAGGTGTGACTGGCGGACGAAATGACCGGATTGTGTTTGCTACGTCCAATCCCAATTCAGAAGAAGAGGGACAGGCTTCTGTAAGAGAAGTTTCTTTTTATTTACGAAAAATGCCAAATCCAAAAATGGAAGGATTGTCTTATCTCATTCGCAGAGAAGATGAAATGATTGATAACTTTCCCACTCAAGGCGGCGTCGAACATATATTACTTGAAAATGTAAAAAGTTTTCAAATGAAATTTTCAGAACGTGGTGATAAATGGGTTGATGATTGGAATTCCCGAACTGCCAAAAAAATTCCAAGACTCATTCGATTTGAAATTATATCACTTGTGGGGAATGCATTTGTTAAATATGAATCGCTTGCGCATCCTGTTATCCTCTTCAAATAA
- a CDS encoding prepilin-type N-terminal cleavage/methylation domain-containing protein — translation MQKPNLSNHLRKAFTLFEVTIAMAMAAMVMTYTYSLIAEGISYQKKAVLLANAVHLAKIKMAQVDSSTTMQTDTSRGSIDAFPGYTFETEIKEEEMDLLKLAGGPNAEALRNKAPKDMLGDKDVGFSDLMKKRGQKKSFETGGVLKVFRVKVSIFYMDGNKKETYSVETFRSTKY, via the coding sequence ATGCAAAAACCCAACCTAAGTAATCACCTGCGCAAGGCCTTCACTCTTTTTGAAGTTACGATCGCCATGGCTATGGCTGCGATGGTGATGACTTATACTTATTCACTCATTGCCGAAGGAATTTCTTATCAGAAAAAAGCGGTATTACTTGCGAATGCAGTGCATTTAGCAAAAATCAAAATGGCACAAGTGGACTCATCCACCACCATGCAAACAGATACTTCACGCGGATCCATTGATGCCTTTCCTGGATACACCTTCGAAACAGAAATCAAAGAAGAAGAAATGGATTTACTCAAACTTGCCGGTGGGCCCAATGCGGAAGCCCTTCGTAATAAAGCACCAAAAGATATGTTAGGTGACAAGGATGTGGGTTTTAGTGATCTTATGAAGAAAAGGGGTCAGAAAAAAAGTTTTGAAACTGGAGGGGTTTTAAAGGTTTTCAGAGTGAAGGTTTCTATTTTTTATATGGATGGAAACAAAAAAGAAACTTATAGTGTAGAAACATTTAGGAGCACAAAATACTGA
- a CDS encoding type II secretion system protein, translating to MITRPRSDKKPGLKTKRRLRDGLTLIEIAVVISILGLIMVIVGGTLRNLIIPSTEDIAVKLQESFKFGYNKAQLTNQAVLFQYDFEKREYEFFLLKREEGGLEEEAILKKVTLPFYSKIVSVRDLGGKPKTEGKIRIVFTPQGTTTDLLLYVGSDTEIKRTIQIYRYGGKVKIHKTEYFPEPETGPIQKVSYGLDERDEQVDSNAKTQPK from the coding sequence ATGATTACCCGGCCGCGTTCCGATAAAAAACCGGGTTTGAAAACCAAGCGGAGGTTACGCGACGGTCTCACTTTGATTGAGATCGCCGTAGTGATTTCCATTCTGGGTTTGATCATGGTGATTGTTGGAGGAACTCTCCGTAACCTCATCATTCCATCCACTGAAGACATCGCTGTTAAGTTACAGGAATCTTTTAAATTCGGATACAACAAAGCCCAACTCACCAACCAAGCTGTTCTTTTTCAGTATGATTTCGAAAAAAGGGAATATGAGTTTTTTCTCCTAAAAAGAGAAGAAGGTGGGCTGGAAGAAGAGGCAATTTTAAAGAAAGTGACTCTTCCATTTTATTCAAAAATTGTCAGCGTACGAGACTTAGGTGGGAAGCCGAAAACAGAGGGAAAAATTCGAATTGTTTTTACCCCACAAGGGACCACAACAGATTTATTGTTATACGTTGGCTCTGATACGGAAATCAAACGAACGATTCAAATTTACCGTTATGGTGGGAAGGTAAAAATTCATAAAACAGAATACTTCCCTGAACCAGAAACAGGTCCTATCCAAAAAGTATCTTATGGACTAGATGAAAGGGATGAACAGGTGGATTCCAATGCAAAAACCCAACCTAAGTAA
- a CDS encoding type II secretion system protein GspG, with translation MKTKGKQRKIREGLTLIEITVVMLILGSLMAILYSSIGNRGEGEKKLKLKNDSAVLKTALERYLEVYDKYPSEEQGLQALIEKPDDDKIGDDYEPIVREKAVLKDPWKTPYVLKFEGSVPQILTLGEDKKEGGEGKNKDFNILSPDDYPAAFR, from the coding sequence ATGAAAACTAAAGGGAAACAAAGAAAGATTCGTGAGGGACTTACCCTAATTGAGATTACCGTGGTAATGCTTATTTTAGGTTCACTCATGGCAATTCTTTACTCCAGTATCGGAAACCGGGGTGAAGGTGAAAAAAAACTGAAGCTAAAAAATGATAGCGCAGTTCTCAAAACAGCACTCGAACGTTATTTAGAAGTTTATGATAAATACCCTTCTGAAGAACAAGGTTTACAGGCGTTAATCGAAAAACCAGACGATGATAAAATTGGTGACGACTATGAACCGATAGTTCGCGAAAAAGCTGTTTTAAAAGATCCTTGGAAAACACCATATGTGTTAAAGTTTGAAGGATCTGTTCCTCAAATTCTTACCTTAGGTGAAGATAAAAAAGAAGGTGGAGAAGGAAAAAATAAAGATTTTAATATTCTTTCCCCGGATGATTACCCGGCCGCGTTCCGATAA
- a CDS encoding type II secretion system F family protein, giving the protein MPLYTYVAFNRKGKEEKNIIDAPNLQAARNKLKAKGLYVRSIHEDREKEERELFPFLSKLLYRIPRKEVGLFCKQLGTLLGAGIPLDKCLLSIIDQVENIYFKKVLIEMRADITEGMSLSESMKKHKTVFPDQYPSLISVGESTGNYENTLHRLAELEEKSSELKSKVQVAMIYPMIMGLLSLGVSIFLLVVVIPQIEQLFASFDAKLPLLTRSVIFLSYVLTNYWFFILGAIAGGFLGFLKWKSSGEGKKTWDKFLLRLPVIGTLLRKILVSNFARNLSILLLNRVPLIVSLNIVSDVVGHTVFKEEIEAAIVKIKEGGKLSDSLQGSQVLPQMVLGMLSAGEASDKVPEMMNKLSEIYESEVDTAIKSLTQSLEPMMIIVMGGIIFTIMAAIMTPMYKLTQEIQGM; this is encoded by the coding sequence ATGCCACTCTATACGTACGTTGCATTCAACCGAAAGGGCAAAGAGGAAAAAAACATCATTGATGCCCCAAATCTTCAGGCGGCACGTAACAAATTAAAGGCGAAGGGTCTTTATGTTCGGTCGATCCATGAAGACCGTGAAAAAGAAGAGAGAGAACTTTTTCCTTTTTTATCTAAGTTATTATATAGAATTCCCAGAAAAGAAGTAGGTTTATTTTGTAAACAACTAGGAACACTTCTTGGTGCCGGAATTCCCCTTGATAAATGTTTACTTTCTATCATTGATCAGGTAGAGAATATTTACTTTAAAAAAGTTTTGATTGAGATGCGGGCAGACATTACGGAGGGGATGAGCCTTTCCGAGTCCATGAAAAAACACAAAACCGTTTTTCCTGATCAGTATCCAAGTTTGATTTCTGTGGGCGAGTCTACAGGCAATTACGAAAACACCTTACACCGTTTGGCGGAGCTTGAGGAAAAGTCTTCTGAATTAAAATCTAAAGTGCAAGTAGCGATGATTTATCCCATGATTATGGGGTTACTTTCCCTTGGGGTGTCCATATTTTTACTTGTTGTGGTGATTCCTCAAATTGAACAGTTGTTTGCTTCCTTTGATGCCAAACTTCCACTCCTGACCAGAAGTGTGATTTTTTTATCGTATGTTCTGACAAACTATTGGTTTTTTATTTTAGGAGCCATTGCTGGTGGGTTTCTTGGATTTTTAAAATGGAAAAGTTCTGGGGAAGGGAAAAAAACTTGGGATAAGTTTCTCTTGCGATTGCCAGTCATCGGCACCTTACTTCGTAAGATTTTGGTTTCTAATTTTGCTAGAAATTTATCAATCCTACTTTTGAACCGGGTTCCACTCATAGTTTCTTTGAATATTGTTTCGGATGTTGTGGGTCATACCGTTTTTAAGGAAGAAATTGAAGCAGCCATAGTCAAAATCAAAGAAGGGGGAAAACTTTCTGATTCCTTACAAGGATCACAAGTTCTTCCTCAGATGGTTCTTGGGATGCTCAGTGCGGGAGAAGCCTCTGATAAAGTCCCCGAAATGATGAATAAACTCTCGGAAATCTATGAATCCGAGGTGGACACAGCAATAAAATCTTTGACCCAATCATTAGAACCAATGATGATCATTGTAATGGGTGGAATTATTTTTACGATTATGGCGGCAATTATGACGCCAATGTACAAACTAACGCAAGAAATCCAGGGGATGTAG
- the gspE gene encoding type II secretion system ATPase GspE: protein MRKSLGQILLEDGILTVKDLEDISKQQEKTNLPITHIIQKKGLASESDILKALAKLHRMEFIDKLEFAANDEVFGKIPLKLVQRSKIVPVSVKGKKVVVATSDPTDLHPMDDMRSFLKGYEIQFVLATENEIMRIIHSQFDKTTAEAKEMMDEMDGSFGDLSDAFESDALDLSNEAPIIKMVNVILSQAVSERASDIHVEPFEKSVVVRYRVDGVLQKVLSPPKSYLAGISTRIKIMSNLNIAENRLPQDGRIKLRLAGKDVDVRVSIIPCQFGERIVMRILNKTDQKYSIETMGFNKEILGDFKNLIYKPYGIILVTGPTGSGKSTTLYSALSEINTEERNIITCEDPVEYQMDGISQMQMNEKIGLTFAAGLRSILRQDPDVVMVGEIRDEETARIAIQASLTGHLVFSTLHTNDASSAVTRLVDMGIEPYLITSSVLGFMAQRLVRVICKDCKTSYKPTDKDLAGLGIQRKELKNGVLYRGKGCSSCLNSGYKGRTGLYELLTMNDEIKRAILQGADANRIKELAVKNGLSTLQDYGKYKVIEGVTTPEEVLRVS from the coding sequence ATGAGAAAGAGTTTAGGTCAAATTCTACTAGAAGATGGGATCCTGACAGTAAAGGATCTAGAAGATATTTCCAAACAACAGGAAAAAACCAATCTTCCGATCACTCATATCATCCAAAAAAAAGGTCTCGCTTCTGAATCCGATATTTTAAAGGCATTAGCAAAACTCCATCGTATGGAGTTTATCGATAAACTTGAGTTCGCCGCTAATGACGAAGTTTTTGGAAAGATTCCCTTAAAGCTTGTCCAAAGGTCTAAAATTGTTCCTGTATCTGTAAAAGGTAAAAAAGTAGTCGTTGCTACTTCTGACCCTACAGACCTCCATCCTATGGATGATATGCGATCCTTCTTAAAAGGATACGAAATTCAGTTCGTTCTGGCCACAGAAAACGAAATCATGAGAATCATCCATTCTCAGTTCGACAAAACTACTGCCGAAGCCAAAGAGATGATGGATGAGATGGATGGTAGTTTCGGCGATCTCTCCGATGCTTTCGAATCGGATGCTTTGGATCTATCCAATGAAGCTCCTATCATCAAGATGGTAAACGTCATTTTATCGCAGGCTGTTTCCGAAAGAGCTTCCGATATCCACGTGGAACCCTTTGAAAAATCAGTAGTGGTGCGTTACCGGGTGGATGGGGTTTTGCAAAAAGTATTAAGCCCTCCTAAATCGTATCTAGCGGGAATTTCGACTCGTATCAAAATCATGTCGAATTTGAACATTGCGGAAAACCGTTTGCCGCAAGATGGAAGGATTAAACTTCGGTTAGCTGGGAAAGATGTGGACGTTCGGGTATCGATCATTCCTTGTCAATTTGGGGAACGGATCGTAATGCGTATCCTAAACAAAACAGACCAAAAGTATTCCATCGAAACCATGGGATTTAATAAAGAGATCTTAGGTGACTTTAAAAATTTAATTTATAAACCCTATGGAATTATTTTAGTCACAGGTCCCACGGGATCTGGTAAATCAACGACGCTTTATTCTGCACTTTCCGAAATCAATACAGAAGAACGAAACATCATCACTTGCGAAGATCCAGTGGAATACCAAATGGATGGAATTTCGCAAATGCAAATGAATGAAAAAATCGGCCTAACGTTTGCGGCGGGTTTACGTTCCATCCTTCGTCAAGATCCGGATGTGGTGATGGTGGGGGAGATCCGTGATGAGGAAACAGCAAGGATTGCGATCCAAGCCTCCCTTACGGGTCACTTAGTGTTTTCGACTCTGCATACGAATGATGCCTCTTCTGCTGTGACAAGGCTTGTGGATATGGGAATCGAACCTTATCTCATCACAAGTTCTGTACTTGGATTTATGGCACAAAGGCTTGTCCGTGTGATTTGTAAGGATTGTAAAACTTCTTATAAACCTACGGATAAAGATTTGGCGGGCCTCGGAATCCAAAGAAAAGAATTAAAAAATGGAGTTTTGTATCGTGGGAAAGGTTGTTCTTCCTGTCTAAATTCTGGATATAAAGGTCGTACTGGTTTGTATGAACTTCTCACCATGAATGATGAAATCAAACGTGCCATTTTACAAGGTGCTGATGCCAATAGGATCAAAGAACTTGCTGTGAAAAACGGACTTTCGACTCTCCAAGATTACGGCAAATACAAGGTGATTGAAGGTGTGACAACTCCAGAAGAAGTCCTTCGGGTATCGTAG
- the gspD gene encoding type II secretion system secretin GspD, translating into MRNRLPLVVISICLYLLVTPSFSQEKGKPKAKSSPEPASFTADWRDTELKDFLMGMSAIIKRNILIDDAVKGKKITIISQKRVKIEDAYGFMKSVLETQGFGLIEENDLIKVVKIKDALAKSPIVRIGKDPVSESEVSLNKTITQIVPLEFSNAVELEPILKRVTSPDTDIIIPKNQNTLIFSGSTADINKLLKLVDNLDVRADGPGSISSAGDIHIYTLEYNEAEKLAAVLVKLDMPDMPTAPTQGPPGEPGPDGKPAAPPQPVAQQQPKVPGKQDKIKAVAHKESNSLIVTATPQEWEEIKKIIKILDTPRKQVLLEVLIVELTSTDLNDFGIDWRYQELAYGQFNTGLAATGGVIDKNGRPTNVNTLSGFSLGFIRRGGQQIIGILNANSTNENFNVLSAPQILTLDNQEAEINVGQDVPVRTQNRNAGTGGDNAVTVANFEYRPTGIKLKFTPHINKNNRITLDLYQEIKNVAGISSEATGGNPTFNKRDIKTTIVVDNIQTIVIGGLLSNDKQKKVQKIPILGEVPLLGTLFRRTTNQNRKTNLMVFLTPHILDDRDKSDRITIQKKNEQERMVDEREKKLR; encoded by the coding sequence ATGAGAAATCGTCTTCCTTTAGTAGTAATCAGTATTTGCCTTTATTTATTAGTCACTCCTAGTTTTTCCCAAGAGAAGGGAAAACCGAAGGCGAAATCATCTCCAGAACCTGCTAGTTTTACTGCTGATTGGAGAGATACAGAACTCAAAGATTTCCTTATGGGAATGAGTGCCATCATCAAACGAAATATCCTCATCGATGATGCTGTAAAAGGAAAAAAAATCACTATCATCTCTCAGAAACGTGTGAAGATAGAAGATGCTTACGGATTTATGAAATCCGTTTTAGAAACCCAAGGATTTGGTCTCATCGAAGAAAACGATTTGATCAAAGTCGTAAAAATAAAAGACGCACTTGCCAAATCACCGATTGTTCGAATTGGAAAAGATCCGGTTTCTGAATCTGAAGTTTCTCTGAATAAAACCATCACTCAAATTGTTCCTTTAGAATTTTCTAATGCTGTGGAACTCGAACCGATTCTCAAGAGGGTAACCTCTCCTGATACAGACATCATCATTCCTAAAAATCAAAACACATTGATTTTTTCTGGATCTACAGCCGATATCAATAAACTACTAAAGTTAGTTGATAATTTAGATGTTCGAGCAGATGGCCCAGGATCTATTTCTTCTGCCGGCGATATTCATATTTATACATTAGAGTATAATGAAGCTGAAAAACTGGCTGCAGTTCTCGTGAAATTAGATATGCCTGATATGCCAACGGCACCGACCCAAGGTCCGCCGGGAGAACCTGGTCCTGATGGAAAACCGGCAGCACCACCACAGCCTGTGGCCCAACAACAACCAAAGGTTCCAGGCAAACAAGATAAAATCAAAGCTGTTGCTCATAAAGAATCTAACTCACTGATTGTAACTGCGACTCCTCAAGAATGGGAAGAAATTAAAAAAATCATCAAAATTTTAGATACTCCCAGAAAACAAGTGTTACTTGAAGTGCTTATTGTGGAACTTACTTCTACAGATTTAAATGATTTTGGAATTGATTGGCGATACCAAGAGTTGGCTTATGGACAATTTAACACTGGTCTTGCGGCTACCGGTGGGGTAATTGACAAAAACGGTCGTCCTACAAACGTAAACACACTCTCTGGTTTTTCCCTTGGATTCATTCGTCGTGGGGGACAACAAATCATTGGTATTTTGAATGCAAACTCTACCAATGAAAATTTTAATGTATTGTCCGCTCCGCAGATCCTCACTTTGGACAACCAAGAAGCAGAAATCAATGTGGGTCAGGATGTTCCGGTTAGAACCCAAAACCGTAACGCGGGAACGGGTGGGGACAATGCTGTCACTGTTGCTAACTTTGAATACCGTCCAACAGGGATTAAGTTAAAATTTACTCCCCATATCAACAAAAATAATCGTATCACTCTCGATCTTTACCAAGAGATAAAAAACGTAGCGGGAATTTCTTCGGAAGCCACGGGGGGAAACCCAACCTTCAACAAACGGGATATCAAAACCACCATTGTTGTGGATAATATCCAGACGATCGTGATTGGAGGATTACTCTCCAACGACAAACAAAAGAAGGTTCAAAAGATTCCGATCCTGGGTGAAGTCCCCTTACTTGGAACTCTCTTTCGACGAACTACCAATCAAAACCGTAAAACCAACTTAATGGTGTTTTTAACACCGCATATTCTGGACGATCGAGACAAATCCGATCGGATCACCATCCAAAAGAAAAATGAACAAGAAAGGATGGTCGACGAACGAGAAAAGAAATTACGATGA
- a CDS encoding general secretion pathway protein GspC, translated as MNLILQRIQSSQFLTLIPAVLLFSFSLAYLLKLVLLLLFSTETGISVSGNVRPKQMRQEVVLAVSTYEDVVTGNLIRGQVYDPNDATKRGADGAPLDPEIAQDNGDDDQMLVTGTLSGHWSFARVTIREKQNNDSEEYGTGEMVGGYKVQTIEQHYVVLKKGGLSLRVNIGETPAQAKERIRPKDAAGVPSLGPSSQTVQKVLSREDVNRKLKDPNTIYKNARFGPHLVDGKIEGYKIYQVAKDHVFYSLGARGGDIIKRVNGMPLNETEKMLEIWGSIKQAPKITVDLERQGKIITYEFIIRN; from the coding sequence ATGAATTTAATCCTTCAAAGAATCCAGTCGAGTCAGTTTTTGACATTGATTCCGGCGGTTTTACTCTTTTCTTTTTCTCTTGCTTATCTCTTGAAACTTGTCCTCCTCCTTTTGTTTTCTACAGAAACGGGGATCAGTGTCTCAGGAAACGTTCGTCCCAAACAAATGCGCCAAGAAGTGGTTTTGGCCGTGAGCACATACGAAGATGTGGTTACGGGAAATCTCATCCGTGGTCAAGTTTATGACCCGAATGATGCCACCAAACGTGGGGCAGATGGGGCACCTCTCGATCCTGAAATTGCTCAAGACAATGGAGACGACGACCAAATGCTTGTCACCGGGACACTTTCTGGTCACTGGTCTTTTGCTCGGGTTACCATCCGGGAAAAACAAAACAATGATTCTGAAGAATACGGAACTGGTGAAATGGTGGGTGGTTACAAAGTCCAAACCATCGAACAACATTATGTGGTCTTAAAAAAAGGGGGCCTTAGTCTCCGAGTGAATATTGGAGAAACACCAGCCCAAGCAAAGGAAAGGATCCGTCCTAAGGATGCTGCGGGGGTCCCTAGTCTTGGACCTTCTAGCCAAACGGTGCAAAAAGTTCTTTCCCGTGAGGACGTAAATCGCAAATTGAAAGACCCGAATACTATCTATAAAAATGCAAGGTTTGGTCCTCATTTGGTAGACGGAAAGATCGAGGGTTACAAGATCTATCAGGTGGCAAAAGACCATGTGTTTTATTCCCTTGGTGCTCGTGGTGGAGATATCATCAAACGAGTTAATGGAATGCCACTCAATGAAACAGAGAAAATGTTGGAAATTTGGGGTTCGATCAAACAAGCTCCGAAAATTACAGTGGATTTAGAGAGACAAGGCAAAATAATCACATATGAATTTATCATTCGGAATTAA